One Streptomyces sp. P9-A2 DNA window includes the following coding sequences:
- a CDS encoding response regulator transcription factor: MRLVLAEDQYLLRAGLTQLLEVNGFDIVAAVSTGPELVRALDEHRPDVALVDIRMPPTHTDEGLRAVLHARARRYQPALVLSQYVDQVYARELLADRRGGVGYLLKDRVFDGGQFTSALRQVAGGGTVMDPKVVSGMITHNARNERLARLTEREREVLSYVAEGRSNASTAAVLVITEKVVAKHINNILTKLELPPSKDENRRVMAVLAYLERA; encoded by the coding sequence ATGCGTCTGGTGCTGGCGGAGGACCAGTATTTGCTCCGCGCTGGGCTGACCCAGTTGCTCGAGGTGAACGGGTTCGACATCGTGGCGGCGGTCAGCACGGGTCCCGAACTGGTCCGGGCCCTCGACGAGCACCGGCCCGATGTCGCCCTGGTCGACATCCGGATGCCGCCCACCCACACCGACGAGGGGCTGCGTGCCGTGCTGCACGCCCGTGCCCGCCGGTACCAACCGGCGCTCGTCCTCTCCCAGTACGTGGACCAGGTGTATGCCCGGGAGCTGCTGGCCGACCGGCGCGGCGGCGTCGGCTATCTCCTCAAGGACCGCGTGTTCGACGGCGGCCAGTTCACCTCCGCCCTGCGGCAGGTGGCTGGCGGCGGCACGGTGATGGACCCCAAGGTGGTCTCGGGCATGATCACCCACAATGCCCGCAACGAACGGCTGGCCCGCCTCACCGAACGGGAGCGGGAGGTGCTCTCGTACGTGGCCGAGGGCCGCTCCAACGCGTCCACCGCGGCGGTCCTGGTCATCACCGAGAAGGTGGTGGCGAAGCACATCAACAACATTCTCACCAAACTCGAACTACCGCCGTCGAAAGACGAGAACCGGCGTGTCATGGCGGTGCTCGCCTATCTGGAAAGGGCCTGA
- a CDS encoding DNA-binding protein: MPGTLLLDSEGLSKLYRKDRTVVTLVQAASEEGIRVATSAMTTLEADYERIHPARIKWALSRLDVHDITKEVTDEAAALLRTHHLHGHKYAIDAAFAAIARNAPPPVTVLTSDPEDLTLLCGPSVEVVKV; this comes from the coding sequence ATGCCCGGAACCCTGCTGCTCGACAGCGAAGGACTCTCCAAGCTCTACCGCAAGGACCGCACCGTCGTAACTCTGGTCCAGGCGGCATCAGAGGAGGGCATCCGCGTAGCCACCAGCGCCATGACCACCCTTGAGGCCGATTACGAGCGGATCCACCCGGCCCGCATCAAGTGGGCCCTCTCCCGCCTCGACGTTCACGACATCACCAAGGAGGTCACCGACGAAGCCGCCGCCCTCCTTCGCACCCATCATCTCCACGGCCACAAGTACGCCATCGACGCCGCCTTCGCCGCCATCGCCCGCAACGCGCCCCCGCCGGTCACCGTCCTCACTTCCGACCCCGAGGACCTGACGCTCCTGTGCGGCCCTTCCGTAGAGGTCGTCAAGGTCTGA
- a CDS encoding DUF6932 family protein — translation MSPLPAFDPVTECPPPGRFPLTWDEVESELVKAAYFTDSSTRGHLFGELQTHYAMVELTTGAVGRLWLAGSFVSGKVDPEDVDVTYLIPPDAYARAMADADTVDYLDNLGTKDWCTCHAMRVDAYVLCLPETEDFRSLGVTGAMTPSDHKVFESLGVYDEVWQRCRSGQNGIPERARRGYVEVLL, via the coding sequence ATGTCACCACTACCCGCATTCGATCCCGTCACGGAGTGCCCTCCCCCGGGCAGGTTTCCGCTGACCTGGGACGAAGTCGAGTCGGAACTGGTGAAGGCGGCGTACTTCACGGACTCGTCCACGCGCGGCCACCTCTTCGGAGAGCTGCAGACCCACTACGCAATGGTGGAACTCACAACCGGAGCAGTGGGTCGGCTATGGCTCGCCGGAAGCTTCGTCAGCGGCAAAGTGGATCCCGAGGACGTCGACGTCACCTACCTCATACCTCCAGATGCATACGCCCGGGCGATGGCGGACGCCGACACGGTTGACTACCTTGACAATCTGGGTACCAAGGACTGGTGTACGTGCCATGCCATGCGAGTGGACGCATATGTCCTGTGCCTTCCCGAGACGGAGGACTTCCGCTCCCTGGGGGTGACTGGGGCCATGACACCCAGCGACCACAAGGTCTTCGAGAGCCTCGGGGTCTATGACGAGGTCTGGCAGCGCTGCCGGAGCGGGCAGAACGGTATCCCCGAGAGGGCCCGACGAGGATATGTGGAGGTGCTGCTGTGA
- a CDS encoding CbrC family protein: MSEELPGFPYRPDPLATGAVVASSTTCLCCGRARGSSTRARCTRSRNFPTCCAVVHRGWRRGCEVRRALHR; this comes from the coding sequence ATGTCCGAGGAGTTGCCCGGTTTTCCCTACCGCCCCGACCCCTTGGCGACCGGGGCGGTCGTTGCGTCCAGCACGACGTGCCTCTGCTGCGGGAGGGCGCGGGGCTCATCTACACGGGCCCGGTGTACGCGGTCGAGGAACTTTCCAACCTGCTGTGCCGTGGTGCATCGCGGATGGCGGCGCGGCTGCGAAGTACGACGCGCACTTCATCGGTGA
- a CDS encoding DUF6000 family protein: protein MPFQHPEEIGYGYVIERYVTRKDSDHPRYLELNSARVLRPGWPHAKRFARHVIEDAATITDTELEALLAYEWRSRLTAAWLIGVGRRASFRERLGDLLLASEVCYSGSAYCFALARLGAHADAEILTAYLDHYLPRTDLRYDQPAALGALLHLDAHLDTHHADRFTQPYGLWDQWVNALVHLRDHPDYTPRRAAPLDGPPLCLRQRLDPAVAAAA from the coding sequence ATGCCGTTCCAGCACCCCGAGGAGATCGGCTACGGCTACGTAATCGAGCGCTACGTGACGAGGAAGGACTCGGACCACCCGCGCTACCTCGAACTGAACAGCGCGCGCGTCCTGCGGCCGGGGTGGCCGCACGCCAAACGCTTCGCCCGCCACGTGATCGAGGACGCCGCCACGATCACTGACACCGAACTGGAAGCCCTCCTCGCCTACGAATGGCGCTCCCGCCTCACCGCCGCCTGGCTGATCGGTGTCGGCCGGCGGGCGAGCTTCCGCGAGCGCCTCGGCGACCTCCTCCTCGCCAGCGAGGTCTGCTACTCCGGCAGCGCCTACTGTTTCGCCCTGGCCCGCCTCGGCGCCCACGCCGACGCCGAGATCCTCACCGCCTACCTCGACCACTACCTCCCCCGCACCGACCTCCGCTACGACCAACCCGCAGCCCTCGGCGCCCTCCTCCACCTCGACGCTCACCTCGACACCCACCACGCCGACCGCTTCACCCAGCCCTACGGCCTCTGGGACCAGTGGGTCAACGCCCTGGTCCACCTTCGCGACCACCCCGACTACACCCCCCGCCGAGCAGCGCCGCTGGACGGACCTCCGCTGTGCCTTCGCCAACGGCTGGACCCGGCCGTAGCCGCAGCCGCCTGA